The following coding sequences lie in one Thalassoglobus polymorphus genomic window:
- the groL gene encoding chaperonin GroEL (60 kDa chaperone family; promotes refolding of misfolded polypeptides especially under stressful conditions; forms two stacked rings of heptamers to form a barrel-shaped 14mer; ends can be capped by GroES; misfolded proteins enter the barrel where they are refolded when GroES binds): MAKQLLFDDRARLKLQRGVNTLADAVAVTMGPTGRNVIIDKSFGNPVVTKDGVTVSKEVELEDPYEHMGAKLVNEVATKTSDVAGDGTTTATVLARAIYSEGLRSISMGANPTVVRRGIEKAVDAAIAFLEEFARPVTDKKEIEHVGAISANNDTEIGKLIADAMEQVGRDGVITVEEGKSSETTLELAEGMQFDKGYISPYFVTDASDMKAVLDDCYILLHEKKISNLREFIPLLEKISQTGKPLLVIAEDVDGEALTALVVNRLRGILPVCAVKAPGFGDRRKAMLADIAVLTGGTLISEELGIKLESVELDQLGQASKIEVSKDSCTIVGGAGTQEAIQKRVGQIKRHIEETDSEYDREKFQERLAKMTGGVAIISVGASTEAEMKQTKARMEDALHATRAAVEEGVLPGGGVALLRSIEAISNVKAKGDEKIGVKIIARALEAPIRQIANNCGVDGSVIADEVKNLEHPTHGYNAANGKYGDMYKAGVIDPAKVVKSALRYASSISGLMLTTQVLVTRTDDLEGGEKAAVEGAVR, translated from the coding sequence GTGGCCAAACAATTACTTTTTGATGACCGTGCCCGCCTGAAGTTGCAGCGCGGTGTCAACACACTTGCCGATGCGGTTGCCGTGACAATGGGACCGACTGGTCGCAATGTGATCATCGATAAAAGCTTCGGCAATCCGGTTGTTACGAAGGATGGAGTCACGGTTTCGAAAGAAGTCGAACTCGAAGACCCTTACGAACACATGGGTGCAAAGCTTGTCAACGAAGTGGCAACCAAAACCAGCGATGTTGCCGGTGACGGAACCACGACTGCGACAGTTCTCGCGAGAGCGATTTACTCAGAAGGTTTGCGTAGCATTTCGATGGGAGCAAACCCAACCGTTGTTCGCAGAGGAATTGAAAAGGCAGTTGACGCTGCCATCGCATTCCTGGAAGAGTTCGCTCGACCGGTTACTGACAAAAAAGAAATCGAACATGTCGGAGCGATTTCAGCGAATAACGATACTGAGATCGGAAAGCTCATTGCGGATGCGATGGAGCAAGTCGGTCGTGACGGTGTCATCACTGTCGAAGAAGGGAAATCAAGCGAGACGACTCTCGAACTTGCAGAAGGAATGCAATTCGACAAAGGGTACATTTCGCCTTACTTCGTGACAGATGCCTCAGATATGAAAGCAGTCCTCGATGATTGCTACATCCTGTTGCATGAGAAAAAGATTTCAAACCTGCGGGAATTCATTCCGCTACTTGAAAAGATTTCTCAAACTGGCAAACCATTGTTGGTCATCGCAGAGGATGTTGACGGCGAAGCACTGACAGCACTGGTTGTGAACCGTCTTCGCGGCATTCTCCCTGTCTGTGCAGTGAAAGCTCCTGGTTTTGGAGATCGCCGCAAAGCGATGCTGGCCGATATTGCAGTCTTGACTGGCGGAACTCTGATCTCAGAAGAACTCGGCATCAAGCTGGAAAGTGTTGAACTCGATCAACTCGGACAAGCTTCGAAAATTGAAGTTAGTAAGGATTCCTGTACTATCGTCGGCGGAGCTGGCACTCAGGAAGCGATCCAAAAACGTGTTGGTCAAATCAAACGACACATTGAAGAAACCGACAGCGAATACGATCGTGAAAAGTTTCAGGAACGACTCGCCAAAATGACAGGTGGAGTTGCCATCATTTCGGTCGGTGCTTCGACAGAAGCTGAGATGAAACAAACCAAAGCACGTATGGAAGATGCCTTGCATGCGACCCGTGCCGCGGTTGAAGAGGGTGTCCTCCCCGGTGGCGGTGTGGCACTTCTACGTTCCATCGAAGCGATTTCGAACGTCAAAGCCAAAGGTGACGAAAAGATCGGTGTCAAGATTATCGCTCGTGCACTTGAAGCTCCAATTCGCCAAATTGCGAATAACTGTGGCGTCGACGGTTCTGTCATTGCTGACGAAGTGAAAAACCTTGAACACCCAACCCACGGTTACAATGCTGCCAACGGAAAGTATGGCGACATGTACAAGGCGGGTGTGATTGATCCTGCGAAAGTTGTCAAAAGTGCCTTGCGTTATGCATCGTCCATCTCTGGTTTGATGCTCACGACACAAGTTCTTGTGACTCGCACAGATGATCTCGAAGGTGGTGAAAAAGCCGCTGTCGAAGGTGCTGTTCGATAA
- the groES gene encoding co-chaperone GroES, with amino-acid sequence MTLNPLDDRVVIQALDAEETTAGGIVLPDSAQEKPQRGKVIAVGPGRLLESGERSAVSVVVGDEVLFGKYGGTDIEVDGSEIKILREGDILAKIVG; translated from the coding sequence ATGACACTCAATCCTCTTGATGATCGCGTTGTTATCCAGGCTTTGGATGCGGAAGAAACCACAGCTGGTGGAATCGTTCTTCCCGACTCAGCGCAAGAAAAGCCACAACGTGGTAAAGTGATTGCTGTTGGTCCGGGACGCTTGCTGGAAAGCGGCGAACGATCAGCAGTGAGCGTTGTTGTTGGTGACGAAGTCCTGTTCGGTAAATACGGCGGAACAGACATCGAAGTTGACGGCAGCGAGATCAAGATCCTTCGTGAAGGCGATATTCTCGCTAAAATCGTTGGTTAG
- the groL gene encoding chaperonin GroEL (60 kDa chaperone family; promotes refolding of misfolded polypeptides especially under stressful conditions; forms two stacked rings of heptamers to form a barrel-shaped 14mer; ends can be capped by GroES; misfolded proteins enter the barrel where they are refolded when GroES binds) yields MAKLLSFDEDARKQLLAGVTKLSRAVASTLGPRGRNAVLDKGWGSPKVTKDGVTVAEDIELEDKFENCGVQLVKEAASKTGDVAGDGTTTATVLAEAVYREGLKFIAAGAAPIALQRGVQQAVEAVTEYLAKIAKPVDATDKKAIETVATIAGNNDKEIGKILADALMKVGKDGVITVEEGRGMVTDVELVEGMQFERGFLSPHFATNEDEQEAALDDCYVLINEEKISNARDLVPLLEQVSKAGKPLLIIAEDIEGEALATLVVNKLRGIVSVCAVKAPGYGDRRKAMMQDLAILTGGKAFFKDLGEKLEEVQLDDLGTAKRVRINAENTTIVQGGGKKGDVEGRAAQIRAEIETTDSEYDREKLQERLAKLAGGVAQVNVGAATETEMKERKDLIDDALAATRAAIEEGIVPGGGVALLRSVQALKKLKAKGDEGLGVQLIRNVLEMPLRKIAENAGLDGAVVANTIRKSDDINFGYDALNEKYGDMFDFGVVDPTKVVRSALQNGASVAALLMTTDGIVVDEPVEEDDDHHHDDHHDMGGMGGMGGGMPGMGGMGGMPGMGGMPGMGGF; encoded by the coding sequence GTGGCCAAGTTATTGAGCTTCGATGAAGACGCCCGCAAACAATTGCTGGCAGGGGTAACTAAACTGTCTCGCGCCGTTGCGAGTACCCTCGGCCCTCGTGGTCGAAATGCAGTCTTAGACAAAGGTTGGGGTTCCCCCAAGGTCACCAAAGACGGTGTGACTGTCGCAGAAGATATCGAACTTGAAGATAAGTTCGAGAACTGCGGTGTTCAACTCGTTAAAGAGGCAGCTTCCAAAACGGGAGATGTCGCGGGTGATGGAACCACAACGGCAACAGTATTAGCTGAAGCTGTCTATCGTGAAGGTTTGAAATTCATTGCTGCCGGTGCAGCCCCGATTGCTCTCCAGCGAGGAGTGCAGCAGGCGGTTGAAGCAGTGACTGAGTACTTGGCGAAAATCGCCAAGCCAGTCGATGCGACCGACAAGAAGGCAATCGAAACCGTTGCTACCATTGCAGGTAACAACGACAAGGAAATCGGCAAGATTCTGGCTGATGCCCTGATGAAGGTCGGCAAAGATGGCGTGATTACGGTCGAAGAAGGCCGTGGCATGGTCACCGATGTTGAACTCGTCGAAGGGATGCAGTTCGAACGCGGTTTCCTGTCGCCTCACTTTGCAACAAATGAAGATGAGCAGGAAGCAGCCCTTGATGACTGCTACGTGCTTATCAACGAAGAAAAAATCAGCAACGCCCGTGACCTGGTTCCACTGCTGGAGCAGGTTTCTAAAGCTGGCAAGCCATTGCTGATCATTGCTGAAGACATTGAAGGCGAAGCGTTGGCCACACTGGTTGTCAACAAGCTTCGTGGAATCGTCTCAGTCTGTGCTGTGAAGGCTCCCGGATATGGTGATCGTCGTAAGGCGATGATGCAGGATCTTGCGATACTGACCGGCGGAAAAGCTTTCTTCAAGGACCTTGGTGAAAAGCTGGAAGAAGTTCAGCTGGACGACCTTGGAACAGCAAAACGCGTTCGCATCAACGCTGAAAATACGACTATCGTTCAAGGTGGCGGTAAGAAAGGCGATGTTGAAGGACGAGCCGCTCAGATTCGCGCCGAGATCGAAACGACCGACAGCGAGTATGATCGTGAAAAACTTCAGGAACGCCTGGCGAAGCTCGCTGGTGGTGTTGCTCAAGTGAATGTCGGTGCGGCAACCGAAACTGAAATGAAAGAACGCAAAGACCTGATCGATGATGCACTCGCTGCAACGCGGGCTGCCATTGAAGAAGGAATTGTTCCCGGTGGCGGAGTTGCTTTGCTCCGTTCCGTGCAAGCTCTGAAGAAATTGAAAGCCAAAGGAGACGAAGGTCTCGGCGTTCAGTTGATCAGAAACGTTCTGGAAATGCCTCTCCGTAAAATTGCTGAGAACGCAGGATTGGATGGAGCTGTTGTTGCAAATACCATTCGCAAGAGTGACGACATCAACTTCGGCTATGACGCATTGAATGAAAAATATGGCGACATGTTTGATTTCGGTGTTGTTGATCCAACAAAAGTTGTTCGATCTGCACTGCAAAACGGAGCAAGTGTTGCTGCGTTGCTCATGACAACTGATGGGATCGTCGTTGATGAACCTGTCGAAGAAGATGACGACCATCACCATGATGATCACCACGATATGGGTGGCATGGGCGGAATGGGCGGCGGAATGCCTGGTATGGGCGGCATGGGTGGCATGCCTGGAATGGGTGGCATGCCTGGAATGGGCGGCTTCTAA
- a CDS encoding integron integrase — protein MRQDVASNKPKRQSQNFHQRDHNGRPKLLDQMREKLRTMRYAYRTEISYVNWVEKFLRFHRDSDGRWRHPTTMGNLEIERFLSHLAINRRVSASTQKQALCAIVFLYQHVLEIKLGTINVQPASRPPRIPDVLSQDEVAALLSEIKHPTYLLMAQLMYGSGLRLMECCRLRIKDVDLKRMQIIVRDGKGGKDRALPLPEMCVEQLKIHIQRSISMAQEDEALGTAGVSLPDAFDRKSPLAAHSPSWQYVFASRSLCKDPRNPQGPFYRHHVHENSLQKAVKKAVTKLGTTKRVGCHTFRHCFATHLLENGYDIRTVQQLLGHKDVSTTMIYTHVLQKGACGVRSPLDVVG, from the coding sequence ATGCGTCAAGATGTTGCGTCGAATAAACCTAAGCGGCAATCACAGAATTTTCATCAACGTGATCATAACGGACGCCCAAAACTCCTTGATCAGATGCGAGAGAAGCTACGCACGATGCGTTATGCCTATCGGACTGAAATCAGCTACGTCAATTGGGTTGAGAAGTTCCTCCGATTCCATCGGGATTCAGATGGTCGCTGGCGCCATCCCACGACTATGGGAAATCTGGAGATTGAACGATTTCTGAGTCATCTTGCTATCAATCGCCGAGTCTCGGCATCGACGCAAAAGCAAGCATTATGCGCCATTGTCTTTCTCTATCAACATGTGCTCGAAATCAAACTTGGAACGATCAATGTTCAACCAGCGAGCCGTCCGCCTCGAATCCCTGATGTCTTGAGTCAAGACGAGGTCGCTGCGCTGCTTTCGGAAATCAAGCATCCAACCTACTTGCTGATGGCACAACTGATGTATGGCAGCGGATTGAGACTGATGGAGTGCTGTCGTCTTAGAATCAAGGATGTGGACCTCAAGCGGATGCAAATTATTGTTCGCGACGGTAAAGGAGGAAAAGATCGGGCACTCCCATTGCCAGAAATGTGTGTTGAACAACTGAAAATCCATATTCAGCGTAGCATCTCAATGGCTCAAGAGGATGAAGCGTTGGGGACTGCAGGCGTTTCACTGCCTGATGCTTTTGATAGAAAATCCCCGCTGGCTGCGCATTCTCCGAGTTGGCAGTATGTCTTTGCTTCCAGATCGCTCTGCAAAGATCCTCGGAATCCACAAGGACCATTCTATCGACATCATGTACACGAGAATTCGCTTCAAAAAGCGGTTAAGAAAGCCGTGACCAAACTTGGAACCACAAAACGAGTGGGCTGCCATACATTTCGCCATTGCTTTGCGACACACCTTCTGGAAAACGGTTACGATATTCGAACAGTGCAGCAGTTGCTCGGCCACAAAGATGTCTCGACCACGATGATCTATACGCATGTCCTGCAGAAGGGTGCCTGTGGAGTGCGGAGTCCACTGGATGTGGTTGGCTGA